From one Nycticebus coucang isolate mNycCou1 chromosome 14, mNycCou1.pri, whole genome shotgun sequence genomic stretch:
- the CSRP3 gene encoding cysteine and glycine-rich protein 3 isoform X2, which yields MPNWGGGAKCGACDKTVYHAEEIQCNGRSFHKTCFHCSPQSQRAQLPPATLPSSLRSLESQRSALDAESQSMLLRRSWEVASLGTRPVSAVPSVGKVWSQRMSLTKMENFTAKFAMPKILGLRVLGLEALHIKWKRRSEKVYRLSDFSPASSI from the exons ATGCCAAATTGGGGCGGAGGTGCAAAATGCGGGGCCTGCGACAAGACCGTCTACCACGCGGAAGAAATCCAGTGCAATGGAAGGAGTTTCCACAAGACCTGTTTCCACTGCA GTCCCCAAAGCCAGCGCGCTCAGCTACCACCAGCAACCCTTCCAAGTTCACTGCGAAGTTTGGAGAGTCAGAGAAGTGCCCTCGATGCGGAAAGTCAGTCTATGCTGCTGAGAAGGTCATGGGAGGTGGCAAG CCTTGGCACAAGACCTGTTTCCGCTGTGCCATCTGTGGGAAAAGTCTGGAGTCAACGAATGTCACTGACAAAGATGGAGAACTTTACTGCAAAG TTTGCTATGCCAAAAATTTTGGGCCTACGGGTATTGGGTTTGGAGGCCTTACACATCAAGTGGAAAAGAAGGAGTGAAAAGGTGTACCGTCTCTCAGATTTTTCGCCAGCCTCAAGTATTTGA
- the CSRP3 gene encoding cysteine and glycine-rich protein 3 isoform X1 has product MPNWGGGAKCGACDKTVYHAEEIQCNGRSFHKTCFHCMACRKALDSTTVAAHESEIYCKICYGRRYGPKGIGYGQGAGCLSTDTGEHLGLQFQQSPKPARSATTSNPSKFTAKFGESEKCPRCGKSVYAAEKVMGGGKPWHKTCFRCAICGKSLESTNVTDKDGELYCKVCYAKNFGPTGIGFGGLTHQVEKKE; this is encoded by the exons ATGCCAAATTGGGGCGGAGGTGCAAAATGCGGGGCCTGCGACAAGACCGTCTACCACGCGGAAGAAATCCAGTGCAATGGAAGGAGTTTCCACAAGACCTGTTTCCACTGCA TGGCCTGCAGGAAGGCCCTGGACAGCACGACAGTTGCGGCGCATGAATCAGAGATCTACTGTAAGATCTGTTACGGACGTAGGTATGGCCCCAAGGGGATCGGGTATGGACAAGGCGCTGGCTGTCTCAGCACGGACACGGGCGAGCACCTCGGCCTCCAGTTCCAACA GTCCCCAAAGCCAGCGCGCTCAGCTACCACCAGCAACCCTTCCAAGTTCACTGCGAAGTTTGGAGAGTCAGAGAAGTGCCCTCGATGCGGAAAGTCAGTCTATGCTGCTGAGAAGGTCATGGGAGGTGGCAAG CCTTGGCACAAGACCTGTTTCCGCTGTGCCATCTGTGGGAAAAGTCTGGAGTCAACGAATGTCACTGACAAAGATGGAGAACTTTACTGCAAAG TTTGCTATGCCAAAAATTTTGGGCCTACGGGTATTGGGTTTGGAGGCCTTACACATCAAGTGGAAAAGAAGGAGTGA